A window of the Paenibacillus woosongensis genome harbors these coding sequences:
- a CDS encoding 5'-methylthioadenosine/adenosylhomocysteine nucleosidase, translating to MAATIGLMGAMDEEIALLLEQVERQNTVIHAGISFVTGQLHGKEVVVCKSGVGKVNAAATTQVLVDRFGADTILFTGVAGAVHPELNIGDIVISSSCQQHDMDVTPLGFARGMIPYQDVSDFPADKKLIRLAEEACSKLCEDNNFIVGKVLSGDQFISDYDYVRELHETMDGACVEMEGAAVAQVCHMNGVPYVILRSMSDKADGTADVNFAEFTMLAARHSFEILNEMVAGLNR from the coding sequence ATGGCCGCAACAATCGGGCTGATGGGCGCCATGGATGAAGAAATCGCTCTGCTGCTGGAGCAGGTAGAGAGGCAGAATACCGTCATACATGCCGGAATCAGCTTTGTAACCGGGCAGCTGCACGGCAAAGAGGTTGTCGTATGCAAGTCGGGCGTCGGCAAAGTCAATGCCGCTGCAACGACGCAGGTGCTGGTAGATCGGTTCGGAGCAGACACGATACTGTTTACAGGAGTGGCAGGTGCGGTTCACCCCGAGCTTAACATCGGGGATATCGTGATTTCCTCTTCATGCCAGCAGCATGACATGGACGTTACGCCGCTCGGCTTTGCCCGCGGTATGATTCCTTATCAGGACGTATCGGATTTTCCGGCAGACAAGAAACTGATCCGTCTGGCGGAAGAGGCCTGCTCCAAACTGTGCGAGGATAACAACTTTATCGTAGGCAAGGTGCTGTCTGGCGACCAGTTCATTTCCGATTATGATTATGTCCGCGAGCTTCACGAGACGATGGACGGCGCCTGCGTGGAGATGGAAGGGGCAGCTGTAGCACAAGTATGCCATATGAATGGAGTGCCTTACGTCATTCTCCGCTCGATGTCCGACAAGGCCGATGGCACGGCGGACGTCAATTTCGCCGAATTTACGATGCTCGCTGCCCGGCATTCGTTTGAAATTTTAAACGAGATGGTCGCTGGCCTGAACCGTTAA
- the ccpA gene encoding catabolite control protein A, producing MTVTIYDVAREAGVSMATVSRVVNNNPNVKPQTRKKVYEAIERLGYRPNAVARGLASKKTTTVGVVIPDISNSIFAEIARGIEDIANMYHYNIILCNADKKKEKEIRVINTLLEKQVDGLLFMGGAVTEEHMQAFQTSSVPVVLCATSDENGTIPSVDIDHEAAAFDAVSTLIRHGHREIAMISGTLQDPANGYARFQGYKRALETAGIQYQEDLVRIGNYRYESGVEAMKYFLGLKKRPTAIFAATDEMAIGAIHSIQDEGLKVPEDFSIISVDNIRMASMVRPQLTTVAQPMYDLGAVAMRLLTKLMKKETVESSKVILPHETILRLSVSHV from the coding sequence GTGACGGTTACCATTTATGATGTGGCACGTGAAGCAGGCGTCTCAATGGCCACGGTTTCACGGGTTGTCAACAACAACCCCAATGTGAAACCGCAAACCCGGAAAAAAGTATACGAAGCAATTGAACGGTTGGGATATCGTCCGAATGCGGTTGCAAGAGGCCTTGCGAGCAAGAAGACGACTACGGTTGGCGTAGTCATTCCGGACATCTCAAATTCAATTTTCGCTGAAATCGCCCGGGGTATTGAAGACATCGCTAACATGTACCACTATAACATTATTTTATGTAATGCGGACAAGAAGAAGGAGAAGGAAATCCGCGTCATCAACACGCTGCTCGAGAAGCAGGTGGACGGGCTTCTCTTTATGGGCGGAGCAGTGACGGAAGAGCATATGCAGGCTTTCCAGACCTCCTCTGTTCCGGTTGTGTTGTGTGCGACGAGCGATGAGAACGGGACAATTCCTTCCGTTGATATCGATCATGAGGCTGCTGCCTTCGATGCTGTCAGCACACTGATTCGCCATGGCCATCGCGAGATTGCCATGATCAGTGGAACGCTGCAGGATCCGGCCAACGGATATGCGCGGTTCCAGGGTTACAAGCGCGCGCTCGAAACTGCGGGCATTCAGTACCAGGAGGATCTGGTGCGGATTGGCAATTACCGCTACGAATCCGGTGTCGAAGCGATGAAGTATTTCCTGGGTCTTAAGAAGCGCCCGACGGCAATCTTCGCCGCCACGGATGAAATGGCGATTGGAGCGATCCACAGCATTCAGGACGAAGGTCTCAAAGTGCCGGAGGATTTCTCTATTATTAGTGTGGATAACATTCGTATGGCTTCGATGGTTCGTCCGCAGCTGACTACGGTGGCACAGCCGATGTACGACCTTGGTGCGGTAGCGATGCGTCTGTTGACGAAATTGATGAAGAAAGAGACTGTAGAGAGCTCGAAGGTGATTTTGCCGCATGAGACGATTCTTCGCTTGTCGGTCAGCCATGTATAA
- the ytxJ gene encoding bacillithiol system redox-active protein YtxJ has translation MEDSAHRPFLLFKHSTRCPISSGAHREFDAYLNHYPNEAVNYGVICVVEDRAVSDAAAERLGVKHESPQVILVKNGQAVWHTSHSDITLEALEGILAE, from the coding sequence ATGGAAGATTCAGCGCACAGGCCGTTTTTGTTATTCAAACATAGTACCCGTTGTCCCATCAGTTCGGGAGCGCACCGGGAGTTCGATGCATACTTAAATCATTATCCCAACGAAGCTGTAAACTACGGTGTGATATGCGTTGTCGAAGACAGGGCCGTCTCCGATGCGGCTGCTGAGCGCCTTGGAGTGAAGCATGAATCCCCTCAAGTCATACTGGTCAAAAACGGACAAGCCGTTTGGCACACTTCCCATTCCGACATTACTTTAGAAGCCCTAGAGGGAATTCTAGCAGAATGA
- a CDS encoding type 1 glutamine amidotransferase domain-containing protein has translation MLRLTGKRVIALVDEEFEDLELWYPIYRVREEGAEVHLVGPEKGKKYIGKYGVPAEAEYSFEEIDAKDYDGILVPGGWAPDKLRRYGKVLEMVKELHAAKKPIGQICHAGWVLISAKILQGVTVTSTPGIRDDMENAGAIWKDEAVVVDGHIISARRPPDLPPYGQAFVDALAKA, from the coding sequence ATATTGAGACTTACTGGTAAAAGAGTTATCGCTTTAGTAGATGAGGAATTCGAGGATTTGGAGCTGTGGTACCCGATTTATCGGGTTCGCGAGGAAGGTGCCGAGGTTCATCTCGTCGGACCGGAGAAAGGCAAAAAATACATCGGCAAGTACGGCGTGCCTGCCGAAGCGGAATATAGCTTCGAGGAAATCGATGCCAAAGACTACGACGGCATCCTCGTTCCGGGCGGCTGGGCCCCGGACAAGCTGCGCCGTTATGGCAAGGTGCTGGAAATGGTCAAAGAACTCCATGCGGCGAAGAAGCCGATTGGCCAAATCTGCCATGCCGGCTGGGTGCTGATATCCGCTAAGATTCTACAGGGCGTTACGGTTACGTCGACGCCGGGAATCCGCGACGATATGGAGAACGCAGGCGCGATTTGGAAGGATGAAGCCGTCGTCGTAGACGGGCATATCATCTCAGCCCGCCGTCCGCCGGATCTGCCGCCGTACGGCCAAGCATTCGTCGATGCGCTGGCGAAAGCGTAA
- the ptsP gene encoding phosphoenolpyruvate--protein phosphotransferase yields MIQGVAAAAGVAIGKAFVLPAWEWDLPDRQMDKVDLAAEFERLYEGIRTSKTEIEVMKNEVKEAVGVEESSIFDAHLAILEDPVFMSEIRGIIERQYKAAEVAVKEATDHFVTMFDLLDDEYMKERALDIKDVGNRLLKHLLGTPDITLPADTQPYILVAKELSPSQLVHMNPDNVLGMVTMAGGKTSHSAIMARALGIPLVSGLEHKLGTPLKTGDMLVVDGDEGIIYVEPDQEIIDRYTELAEIQRKRKEQLQLLATVEAITRDGVRFRLAGNISSVKDLEQVLHYGAEGAGLFRTEFLYMDRSSFPSEEEQFDIYRQVAEKAGRYSVVIRTLDIGGDKQLEYFELPEEDNPFLGYRAIRISLNSKEMFKTQLTAILRASAYGSLKIMLPMISSLEEVRQAKQILAEAKSDLDQRGIAYDDGIPVGVMIEVPAAAAIADLLAKEADFFSIGTNDLVQYVLAVDRMNETIAHMYQPFHPAVLRLLRQAITAGQDAGIPVSVCGELAGDEKAIPIWLYLGVRDLSMSPQSLLRVKHRILNAEASAGREAGANCYRLATGAEVEAELTRFAESCVWQNH; encoded by the coding sequence ATGATACAGGGCGTCGCTGCAGCAGCGGGCGTAGCCATCGGCAAGGCATTCGTGCTGCCTGCCTGGGAATGGGATTTGCCGGACCGCCAGATGGATAAGGTGGATTTGGCCGCAGAGTTTGAGAGACTGTATGAAGGCATACGTACATCCAAGACGGAAATCGAAGTGATGAAAAATGAAGTCAAGGAAGCGGTAGGGGTTGAGGAGTCAAGCATTTTTGACGCCCATTTGGCCATTTTGGAGGATCCCGTATTCATGAGCGAAATCCGCGGGATTATCGAACGTCAGTACAAAGCGGCGGAAGTTGCCGTCAAAGAAGCAACGGATCATTTTGTCACCATGTTTGATCTGCTTGATGATGAGTACATGAAGGAGCGGGCGCTTGACATCAAGGATGTCGGCAATCGCCTGCTGAAGCATTTGCTCGGCACGCCCGACATTACGCTTCCGGCCGATACCCAGCCCTATATATTGGTGGCCAAGGAATTGTCACCCTCCCAGCTTGTACATATGAATCCAGATAATGTGCTGGGCATGGTTACGATGGCTGGAGGCAAGACCTCGCATTCAGCGATTATGGCCCGGGCTCTAGGGATTCCCCTTGTGTCCGGACTGGAGCACAAGCTTGGAACGCCGCTGAAGACGGGCGATATGCTTGTCGTTGACGGCGACGAAGGAATTATTTATGTTGAACCTGATCAGGAAATTATAGACCGCTACACGGAACTGGCCGAAATCCAGCGGAAGCGCAAAGAGCAGCTGCAGCTGCTGGCAACGGTCGAAGCTATTACACGGGACGGCGTTCGCTTTCGGCTGGCGGGCAATATCAGCTCCGTCAAAGATTTGGAGCAGGTGCTTCATTACGGCGCCGAAGGTGCGGGGTTGTTCCGCACCGAGTTCCTCTATATGGATCGTTCCAGCTTTCCATCAGAAGAGGAGCAGTTTGATATATATCGGCAGGTTGCCGAGAAGGCAGGCCGCTATTCCGTCGTGATTCGCACGCTCGACATTGGGGGAGATAAGCAGCTGGAATATTTCGAGCTGCCGGAGGAGGATAACCCCTTCCTCGGCTACCGGGCCATCCGCATCAGCTTGAACAGCAAAGAAATGTTCAAGACCCAGCTGACCGCCATCCTTCGTGCCAGCGCCTATGGAAGCTTGAAAATCATGCTGCCGATGATTTCCTCGCTGGAGGAGGTGCGCCAGGCGAAGCAAATTCTGGCCGAGGCCAAGTCCGATCTCGACCAGCGCGGCATCGCCTACGACGACGGCATTCCGGTCGGCGTCATGATTGAAGTGCCGGCTGCGGCAGCGATCGCCGATCTGCTGGCCAAGGAAGCTGATTTCTTCAGCATTGGCACGAATGATCTGGTGCAGTACGTTCTGGCTGTCGACCGGATGAACGAGACGATCGCCCATATGTACCAGCCATTTCATCCTGCGGTGCTTCGCCTGCTGCGCCAGGCGATTACGGCAGGGCAGGACGCCGGGATTCCGGTCAGTGTCTGCGGAGAACTTGCCGGAGACGAGAAAGCTATCCCGATCTGGCTTTATCTGGGCGTTCGTGATCTGAGCATGTCCCCGCAATCGCTGTTAAGGGTGAAGCACCGGATATTGAATGCCGAAGCTTCCGCAGGGCGGGAAGCCGGGGCGAACTGCTACCGGCTTGCGACCGGCGCCGAAGTGGAGGCAGAGCTGACGCGTTTTGCCGAAAGCTGTGTGTGGCAGAACCATTAA
- a CDS encoding CoA-binding protein: MAYENPSREEIKEILEHAGNIAVVGLSDKPDRTSYMVAQAMQSNGYRIIPVNPAVSGQILGEQVYASLADVPEPIDIVNVFRRSEHTPEVAREAVAARAKVLWLQQGIISEEAAQIAEQGGLKVIMDRCIKVEDSILLGKSRQ, translated from the coding sequence ATGGCTTATGAAAATCCCAGCCGCGAGGAAATCAAGGAAATTTTGGAGCATGCGGGCAATATCGCCGTCGTCGGGCTGTCCGACAAGCCGGACCGCACATCCTACATGGTAGCCCAAGCGATGCAGAGCAACGGCTACCGCATTATTCCAGTGAACCCGGCGGTCAGCGGGCAGATTCTCGGCGAACAGGTGTATGCTTCCTTGGCGGACGTACCTGAGCCGATCGATATCGTGAACGTATTTCGGCGCAGCGAACATACACCGGAGGTGGCCCGCGAAGCGGTTGCGGCCCGTGCCAAGGTGCTGTGGCTCCAGCAGGGAATCATCAGCGAGGAGGCAGCGCAGATCGCCGAGCAGGGCGGCTTGAAGGTGATCATGGATCGGTGTATCAAGGTAGAGGACAGCATATTGCTCGGCAAGAGCCGGCAATAA
- the aroA gene encoding 3-phosphoshikimate 1-carboxyvinyltransferase: protein MDVIVRPTPELSGEIGALSSKNYTTRYLLVAALAEGTSTIYYPAHSEDSDAMRRCIADLGAVLEEDEEKIVITGFGRKPKDVKELNVGNAGAVLRFLMGIAALCPEVTFVNTYPDSLGKRPHDDLITALQQLGVEVDHQEGRLPITIRGGNPKGGKITVSGAVSSQYLSALLFLTPLLEEDSEIEVLDDLKSKVVVGQTLEVLEQAGIIIHASDDYMSFKVPGRQSYQAKTYTVQGDYPGSAAILAAAAVTKSDVKVHRLAERSKQGERAVVDVLQMMDVPLTHVNDTVHVQGNGRLRPVEFDGDAATDAVLAMVAAAVFAEGTSRFYNVENLRYKECDRITDYLNELRKAGANVEERQAEIIVHGRPSGLEGGVEINAHYDHRVIMALTIVGLRCFKPLVIKDAHHVAKSYPQFFDHMKALGAQVEWV from the coding sequence ATGGACGTTATCGTTAGACCAACGCCCGAGCTTAGCGGTGAAATCGGGGCGCTATCATCGAAAAATTATACAACGCGCTATCTGCTCGTTGCCGCGCTAGCCGAAGGGACGAGCACCATATATTATCCTGCGCACAGCGAGGACAGCGACGCCATGCGCCGCTGCATTGCCGACCTGGGGGCGGTGCTGGAGGAGGATGAGGAGAAGATCGTCATTACGGGCTTTGGCCGGAAGCCGAAGGATGTCAAGGAATTGAACGTCGGCAATGCCGGAGCCGTGCTGAGGTTTCTGATGGGCATCGCCGCGCTGTGTCCTGAGGTGACCTTCGTTAACACCTATCCTGATTCCCTGGGCAAACGTCCGCATGATGATTTGATCACGGCTCTGCAGCAGCTTGGCGTCGAGGTCGACCATCAGGAAGGACGGCTGCCGATCACAATTCGCGGCGGTAATCCGAAGGGCGGCAAGATCACCGTATCCGGCGCGGTCAGCTCGCAGTATTTGAGCGCCCTTTTGTTCCTGACCCCTCTGCTAGAAGAGGACAGCGAAATCGAGGTGCTGGACGATTTGAAATCGAAGGTCGTTGTCGGCCAGACGCTGGAAGTGCTGGAGCAGGCGGGAATCATCATCCATGCCAGCGACGATTACATGAGCTTCAAGGTGCCCGGCCGCCAGAGCTATCAGGCGAAGACCTACACGGTTCAGGGCGATTATCCGGGCTCGGCGGCCATTCTGGCGGCAGCTGCGGTAACGAAGTCCGATGTGAAGGTGCACCGTCTGGCCGAGCGCAGCAAACAGGGCGAGCGTGCGGTCGTGGATGTCCTGCAAATGATGGACGTACCGCTGACCCATGTGAACGATACGGTTCACGTACAAGGCAATGGCCGTTTGCGTCCGGTAGAGTTCGATGGCGATGCAGCGACCGATGCGGTACTGGCTATGGTGGCCGCTGCAGTGTTTGCCGAAGGAACGTCCCGTTTCTATAACGTAGAGAATTTAAGGTACAAGGAATGCGATCGGATTACGGATTATTTGAACGAGCTGAGAAAAGCCGGCGCGAACGTAGAGGAGCGCCAGGCCGAGATCATCGTGCACGGCCGTCCGAGCGGGCTTGAGGGGGGCGTCGAGATCAACGCCCACTACGATCACCGCGTCATTATGGCTTTGACGATTGTCGGCCTGCGCTGCTTCAAGCCGCTGGTCATCAAGGACGCCCATCACGTCGCCAAATCGTATCCGCAATTTTTCGATCATATGAAGGCGCTTGGCGCTCAGGTAGAATGGGTATAA
- a CDS encoding shikimate kinase has protein sequence MSGKRNNIILVGMMGTGKSTVGAVLAEKAGYRLIDLDQQIEEEAKCTIPELFANYGEPYFRDMESALLSRVLQEGGVVLATGGGAVLREENRSIMLEQGWVVALTADLESILKRVGEDPGRPLLAGGARERLTVLLEERKHAYDFAHVKIDTTGKTPDVLASEILMHYRG, from the coding sequence TTGAGTGGAAAGAGAAACAATATTATACTGGTAGGAATGATGGGCACAGGCAAGTCGACGGTAGGAGCCGTTCTTGCCGAAAAGGCCGGCTATCGCCTGATCGATCTCGATCAACAGATCGAAGAGGAGGCGAAGTGCACAATTCCCGAATTGTTTGCCAATTACGGCGAGCCTTATTTCCGGGATATGGAGTCGGCATTGCTGAGCCGGGTTCTGCAAGAAGGCGGGGTAGTGCTGGCGACCGGCGGCGGGGCCGTTCTGCGTGAAGAGAACCGCTCCATCATGCTGGAACAGGGCTGGGTTGTTGCCCTTACCGCCGATCTGGAGAGCATTCTGAAGCGCGTTGGCGAGGATCCGGGCAGGCCGCTGCTTGCCGGCGGGGCGAGGGAGAGACTGACCGTCCTCCTGGAAGAGCGCAAGCATGCTTATGATTTCGCTCACGTCAAAATCGATACCACGGGTAAAACTCCAGACGTCCTAGCGTCTGAGATTTTAATGCATTACCGCGGTTAA
- the gndA gene encoding NADP-dependent phosphogluconate dehydrogenase, producing MSKQQIGVIGLAVMGKNLALNIESRGFTVSVYNRSPEKTHDMLANEAKGKNVVGTFSVEEFVNSLEVPRKILIMVQAGPATDATIEQLLPYLDQGDIIIDGGNAYFPDTQRRSKELEAKGFRFIGTGVSGGEEGALNGPAIMPGGQESAYKLVEPILTAISAKVNGDPCCTYIGPDGAGHYVKMVHNGIEYGDMQLIGEAYHLLKDVLGLDAKELHEIFTEWNKGELDSYLIEITADIFSQYDEETGKPMVDVILDAAGQKGTGKWTSQSALDLGVPLSMITESVFSRFLSAMKEERVAASKILSGPAASSFDGDKQEFIENVRKALFASKIVSYAQGFAQMRAASDEYGWDLKYGNIAMIFRGGCIIRSQFLHNIKEAYDRDPGLKNLLLDPYFKNIVETYQDAWRQVISAAVSRGIPVPGFSSALSYYDSYRTERLPANLLQAQRDYFGAHTFKRVDKEGVFHHQWF from the coding sequence ATGTCGAAACAACAAATTGGCGTTATCGGCCTTGCCGTTATGGGTAAGAACCTCGCCCTAAATATTGAAAGCAGAGGGTTCACCGTCTCGGTGTATAACCGCTCCCCTGAGAAAACTCATGATATGCTCGCGAACGAAGCGAAGGGCAAAAACGTGGTTGGTACATTCTCGGTTGAAGAATTTGTCAATTCCTTGGAAGTGCCCCGTAAAATCCTGATCATGGTACAAGCAGGTCCAGCTACCGACGCAACGATCGAGCAGCTCCTTCCTTACCTGGATCAAGGCGATATCATTATCGATGGAGGCAATGCCTACTTCCCGGATACGCAGCGCCGCAGCAAAGAGCTTGAAGCCAAAGGCTTCCGCTTTATCGGCACAGGGGTATCCGGCGGTGAGGAAGGCGCGCTGAACGGCCCTGCGATCATGCCTGGCGGCCAGGAAAGTGCCTATAAATTAGTCGAGCCGATTCTTACGGCCATTTCCGCTAAAGTGAACGGCGATCCATGCTGTACATATATCGGTCCAGACGGTGCAGGCCACTATGTCAAGATGGTGCATAACGGAATTGAGTATGGCGATATGCAGCTGATCGGTGAAGCCTACCACCTGCTCAAGGATGTACTTGGCCTGGATGCCAAGGAACTGCATGAAATTTTCACCGAGTGGAATAAAGGCGAACTGGACAGCTACTTGATCGAGATTACGGCGGACATCTTCTCGCAATACGATGAAGAAACCGGCAAACCGATGGTCGATGTCATCCTTGACGCTGCCGGACAGAAGGGAACAGGCAAATGGACAAGCCAAAGCGCTCTTGACCTCGGCGTGCCGTTGTCCATGATTACAGAATCTGTATTCTCCCGCTTCTTGTCCGCGATGAAGGAAGAGCGCGTTGCCGCAAGCAAAATTTTGAGCGGCCCGGCTGCCAGCTCTTTTGACGGCGACAAACAGGAGTTCATTGAAAATGTTCGCAAAGCGCTGTTCGCCAGCAAGATCGTATCCTATGCTCAAGGCTTTGCACAAATGAGAGCAGCTTCCGACGAGTACGGCTGGGATTTGAAATACGGCAACATCGCGATGATTTTCCGCGGCGGCTGCATTATCCGTTCCCAGTTCCTGCATAACATCAAGGAAGCTTACGACCGTGATCCTGGCCTGAAGAACCTGCTTCTCGATCCTTACTTCAAGAACATCGTGGAAACATATCAGGATGCATGGCGCCAAGTGATCTCGGCAGCGGTCTCCCGCGGCATTCCGGTTCCGGGCTTCTCCAGCGCATTGTCCTACTACGACAGCTACCGTACGGAGCGACTGCCAGCCAACCTGCTGCAAGCGCAGCGCGACTACTTTGGGGCGCATACGTTCAAACGCGTTGACAAAGAAGGCGTATTCCATCATCAATGGTTCTAA
- a CDS encoding DUF1054 domain-containing protein, which translates to MNFTGFHSQDFDSLTVPGLEPRMEAIIANIRPKLEALGGTLAPYLSALCGEEMFPHVAKHARRTINPPEDTWIAWSSSKRGYKALPHFQVGMFSTHLFIIFAVIYESPNKETIARYLEKHTAKVDKLVPADFYWSTDHMNPEGTLHREMNKEALLQMAGKLKTVKKSELLCGLRLDRDHPLLQDGEGLTHKIEQTFETLLPLYKGSF; encoded by the coding sequence ATGAATTTTACCGGCTTTCACAGCCAAGATTTCGATAGCTTGACCGTACCAGGGCTTGAGCCGCGGATGGAAGCGATCATCGCGAATATCCGCCCCAAGCTCGAAGCGCTTGGAGGAACGCTTGCTCCTTACTTGTCGGCCCTGTGCGGCGAAGAAATGTTCCCGCATGTCGCGAAGCACGCGAGACGGACGATCAATCCACCGGAGGATACGTGGATTGCCTGGAGCAGCAGCAAGCGCGGCTACAAAGCGCTGCCCCATTTCCAGGTAGGGATGTTCTCCACCCATCTGTTCATCATTTTTGCGGTTATTTATGAAAGCCCGAATAAGGAAACGATCGCCCGGTATTTGGAGAAGCATACAGCCAAAGTAGACAAGCTCGTGCCGGCTGATTTCTACTGGTCGACCGACCATATGAATCCCGAGGGAACGCTCCACCGGGAGATGAATAAGGAGGCACTGCTGCAAATGGCCGGCAAGCTCAAAACCGTGAAAAAATCCGAGCTGCTGTGCGGATTGCGCCTCGATCGCGATCACCCCCTTCTTCAAGATGGCGAGGGGCTTACCCATAAAATCGAACAAACCTTTGAGACGTTACTGCCGCTCTACAAAGGATCCTTCTAA
- a CDS encoding MFS transporter: MEITTKLVSKKLLTPTFISLWIIMFLVEFVKGALIVSILPVYMGDVLHLSAFAIGLSFSLQYIGDNVFRSPAGWFIERVGFRLTMMLGLLLTFFAVLIIAMADKMGMIVLGCALIGIGTAPLWPCVLMGISAVTRENNNFGTAMGVIQISSLGGTGLGPVIINFFVDGSYRPVFWVLLALMGIVVIVSFFLPGKSKMKSSPDTAGQPAEEPSLWEGGVKGVLNNVRQSIRHIKENLHVSRLLFPALFLQTFAIGLLTPVITLYVRAELDLSPEAFSALLVTGGGITVIGLIPIGRLVDRFGTKWFLHIGFALSSVAIGLFAVTRSISLVWILVILIGISYACILPTWDTMISHMLPEGEKGTVWGLFLTVQGSGMVVGPIISGKMWDMLGPSAPFMASAIVMGILFFVHIIISRPKNSLPRA, from the coding sequence GTGGAAATAACGACCAAACTCGTAAGCAAGAAACTGCTGACTCCGACTTTCATTAGCCTATGGATCATTATGTTCCTGGTGGAGTTCGTAAAGGGAGCATTAATCGTATCAATTTTACCTGTGTACATGGGGGATGTACTGCATCTTAGCGCGTTCGCAATCGGTTTATCCTTTTCGCTTCAGTATATCGGCGATAACGTGTTTCGCAGCCCGGCTGGCTGGTTCATTGAGCGGGTCGGTTTCAGGCTGACGATGATGCTGGGGCTCTTGCTGACGTTTTTTGCCGTCCTGATTATCGCCATGGCGGATAAAATGGGCATGATCGTCCTCGGATGCGCGCTGATAGGCATCGGCACCGCTCCACTATGGCCATGCGTTCTGATGGGCATTTCCGCCGTTACGCGCGAGAATAACAATTTCGGCACCGCGATGGGCGTCATTCAAATCTCCAGCTTGGGCGGGACAGGCTTAGGCCCGGTCATTATTAATTTTTTCGTGGATGGCTCGTATCGACCGGTCTTCTGGGTTCTGCTTGCTTTGATGGGAATCGTGGTCATCGTGTCTTTTTTCCTGCCGGGAAAAAGCAAGATGAAGAGCAGTCCGGATACGGCGGGACAACCAGCGGAGGAGCCTTCTCTTTGGGAAGGCGGAGTCAAGGGAGTGCTCAACAATGTCCGCCAATCGATCCGCCATATTAAAGAGAATCTCCATGTCAGCCGATTATTGTTTCCGGCGCTTTTCCTGCAGACCTTTGCGATTGGGCTGCTGACCCCGGTCATCACCTTGTATGTGCGGGCGGAGCTTGATTTATCACCGGAAGCCTTCAGCGCCCTGCTCGTTACTGGAGGGGGGATCACTGTAATTGGCCTGATACCGATCGGCCGGCTGGTGGACCGTTTCGGGACAAAATGGTTTCTGCATATCGGCTTCGCGCTCTCTTCCGTAGCGATCGGGCTGTTTGCAGTAACTCGCTCCATTTCTCTCGTCTGGATCCTTGTCATCCTCATCGGGATCAGTTATGCGTGCATTTTGCCGACATGGGATACGATGATTTCCCATATGCTTCCCGAAGGGGAGAAGGGGACCGTGTGGGGCCTCTTCTTAACGGTACAGGGATCAGGGATGGTCGTAGGACCGATCATCTCGGGCAAAATGTGGGACATGCTCGGCCCTTCAGCGCCGTTTATGGCTAGCGCCATTGTGATGGGCATCCTGTTCTTTGTCCATATCATCATATCCCGGCCTAAAAACAGCCTTCCCCGAGCGTAA